The Streptomyces sp. 11x1 genomic sequence AGTTGCCCAGGCCGTCCCGGGCTGCCGTCCGGCGGCTCGCCGCCGAGATGCTTGTCAGCGGTGGGAAGCGGCGGCTCCGCCGGGTGGGCGATGTGGCCGTTGGTGAGCGTGTTCATCTCGAGACAGTCGAGTTGCCGCTGCCATCCAGCGGGGCGGGCCCGCGGGAACCTCTTCGGCTGCTGGTCGCTCTGGACGAGGCCACTGGTCTCGTGCTGGCCGCCGTCGTCCACACCGGTTACCGGCCGCCACTGCACTCGACGCTGCTTGCCCGGATGCTCGTCCCCGTCGGGATGCACACGGACTGGGGCGCTCTCCTGTCCGGACGGCTCTTTCGCACGGACCGGCGACCCGCGTCCTCACTGATCGTCCGCCCGGACAGCCTCGTTGTCGACGGGGCCCACGCGCCCAGCCTGCGGGCGCTGCGGCCGGCCTGCGCCCATCTGGGCATCCACGTGCGGTACGCGCAGCGTGTGCGGCCCACGGACCGCCGGGCTGTGGAGCACACGCTGGACCAGTTCGTGTCCCTCTTCACCGACCATCTGTTCTCCGCCGCCGGGCAGGCCGCGCACGAGGCCGGATGGCCGCCCGAGATGGTGCAGGACCTGCTCGACGTATGGGTGGCCCAGGTCTGGCCGGACGCCCCGGCGCCGACCGCGCCTTCAGGCGGAGCGCACACGCCGCGAACCCGCCACGAGACGCTGACCGCCTCGGCGGGATGGACACCGACGCCTCTGCCCCCGCCCGGTTTCGCGGAACTTCTGAGCGTGGCCTGGAGAGTGGTCGGAGGTCAGGGACTACGGCTCAGCGGGCAGACCTACAACTCGTCGGCCTTGGATCCCCTGCGTTCCCCGGCGTCACTGGGCAAAGGCCGCAGGTTCGAGGTCCGCTGGGACCCGTATGACCTCCGCCGTGTGTGGCTGCGGTCCGAGGACGACGAGTGGATCACGGTGCCCGCTGTGGTGCCCGCCGCCCTGCCCGCCCTTGCGACCGTCCTGCATCACGCGCCGCTTGAGCACACGGAGGTCTACGCCGCCATCGCCCGGCAACGGCCGGCTCCGGCCCCGAACACGAGCGCGCACTCGCCTGTCTCCTGGGCCGGGCCGTCCTGTCGTGACCGGGTGGCCTCGTTCTCGCCGCTTTCGGACCCGGAGGACGGCCCACACGCGGCACCAGACGATTCCCGCGTGGCCTACCACGCCGGGCTCCCGCTGCGCGTGCCGGACGTCGTGTCCGCCGCGCGGCGGATCGGGGAGTTGCTGGACCTCAACCGGTACGAGAAAGGCGCCCGTCACGGAATGCTGCTGCACGGGGTGTCCGGTACCGGCAAAACCACAGTCCTGCTGGAAGCAGCCCACCGCTACACCGCCCAACTGCCCGGCATTACCTCGGAGAAGCCAGGCAGTTCGGCCATGCCGGTGGTCTACGTCCGGCTGCCACCCGCCACCTCACCGCGCCTGCTGCTGGCCGAACTGGCCCGCGCTCTCGGCATCCCCCTGCGCGGCTCACCCACGACCGCCGACCTGGCGGCCAGGGTGAGCGAGGCCATGGCAGCCGCCCGCACCGGTCTCGTCCTGGTGGACGAGGCCCAGAACCTTCGCAGTCCGGGCTGGTCCGACACCGCCGTGGCCGAGATTGTGGACTACCTCTGCGACCGCATCCCGGCGACGTTCGCCTTTGCCGGTATCGGCAGCCCCGAGTCCCTCGCCACGGCGGTGACGCACACACCGCACCGCCGACTGCTGTCGGTACGCCTGGACCTTCTGCCGGACGGCGAGGTCTGGCAGGAGGTCATCAGCCGGTTCGAAGACGCGCTGCGTCTGCACGCGCACGAGCCAGGCACCCTGACCGCCCAGGCAGCCCTTCTCCACCAGCGCACCGGGGGAAATGTGGGCCAACTCGCCCTTCTTCTGCGCACCGGAGCCGTCCGGGCCATCCGCGAAGGCACTGAACAACTGACGGCTTCACTGCTTTCTGGGCTGACTCTTCCGAGCCGCTGGTGACCGCCTCACCGAGGCCACGAGTGACCATACTGAAAAGCGAATCACGAACGTGTAGACGATAAAATGACGCCCTATCAGGGTTGCAGCCACCGAAAAGCCAACTGGTCCCCCAAAGGCCAGACAGCCAACTGGCTTTGCCTCTACCTTGATGGCCATGACGTTCCAGGAGACTTTTCCGAGTCCCCCACCTGACGGGGACGAAGCGGAGCACGTGGTCCGTCAGTACGAATCGCTGATCGAGAAGTCCCAAGCGGCTATCGGACGGCTGAGTACGGCACTGCGTGAGGAAACCGAGAAGTGTGAGGCGCTGATCGCTTACCGCGATGAGGCGCGAGGCCTGGTAGGAATGCAGTCCCGTTTGCGGACCATGCAGGAACAGGCCAGACAGCACGGCATCTTCACCGGCCGACCCACCCCTCCGGTGACGCTGCACATCGTCCCGGAACCTCAGGACCGCGAGAAGTCCGCATCGGACAGCAAGCCGCCTGCGCCCCCTGAACCCGCACCGACAACGACGGATGCGGTACACCCGCCGGCCGCCATCACGATCCGGAGTAGCAGACAGCAGGAGATCCTGAACGTCATCGCCGCGCGTCCCGACCTTCCCTGGGGCAGTGAGGACATCGCCAAAGTCCTGGGAATTCCCAAGGAGGACCCCCGGGGCCGCAAAAGGCTGCGCAACCGTCTTCGGGCTCTGACACTGATCGGCGCTCTGGAACGCGTCACACGTGAGGATGACCGGCACGTCTACTACCGTCCACGAATGAACTGGAAGTTCGACTGACCATTCCACTCACGACAAGCGATACACGCAGTACTGCTGTTTTATGACCGCCGCCGCATGTAGCGACCCAGGAGGCAACCTGGGTCCGCGGCGACGGTCGTGACCGTACAGGCCGTTTCCGACACTACCCGGCACCGCCCGAGCGTGTTCGGCATTCGGTCATTTTCCCTGCCTCTTTCCCGAGGAACCGAATGCCCATGCGAATTCACTTCGGTGGATTGCCCGGCTCACGGCCGGGCCACAGGTCCACCCCCAGCGCCTTCTCCAGGTTCGCGATCGTCAGCAGGTCGCACCACACCGCGCCATCGAGCACCTGGGCGACCGTCATCCGCGACACGCCACTGCGCCGGGACACCTCTGCGACCGACCAGCCTCTCTCGCGGATCACCCTGCCCAGCCTGGCTGCCACCTCCTGCGCCACACGGGCGCCGTGGTGGTCATCGAGCACGGCGTGCGGCCACGCGCCGTCGGTCACGTACTCGGCAGGGCTGCGTCGTCGCTTGTCTCCTCGTGGCACAGCGAAGAGTGTCGCCCATCCGGCCCTCCAGGGATGACAGCGTCCGCCAACTCCACCGCATGCTATTCCAAACACACCCCTCCCGGGGTTCTTTCCTGGTGGAGAGTCACGATGGATGCGATCGAGCGCTACCGGCCCAAGTTGCCGGGGCCTGTCTGGGCCCGTATCGGCCCCGACTGCCGTCGCGCCGTCGCCAAGGCTGCGCCGGCCACGCCCAAGGAAGCCCGGGACTGGCTCGGCGCCCTGGCTCACGCCGCCGCTCACGCCGACGCCTGCGGGCGCCCCACCAAGGCCGAGCACCTGCTCACCCCGGAGGCGATCGAGTGGTACCTGGCCACCGGCTGCCTGCACCTGGAGGAGCCCTCCCGCTCCAACCGCCGCTGCCGCCTCAACAGACTCCGCCGCGCCCTGCTGGGCCCCGACCTGATCACCGGCAATCCCGCCGCCTACTCCGGCTCGGACGCCTCCCGCCCCTACACCCAGCCCGAACAGGCCCAGCTTTACGCCTCCGCCCGCGCCCAGCCCACCGACGAACTCCGCAACGGCCTCCTGACGCTGCTCGCCCTCGGCTTCGGCTGCGCCCTGGACTCACCCGAGATCATCCCGCTGCGCACCCACGACGTCCGCGAGGCACCCAACGGCGCCGTCGCCGTCGCGGTCCGCGGACAGCGCGCCCGGGTGGTGCTGTGCCGCACCGCCTGGGCCCCGGTCCTCACGGAGGCGGCTGCCTGGGCCTCCCGCCCAGGCCAGGCCCGCTATCTCTTCCGCCCGAGCAGCCACGCCCGCGGCACCAACACCGTCACCAACTTCCTCGCCCGCACCAAGAAGCCGCTCGGAACGCCCCTGCTGGTCATAGGCCGGACCCGCGCCACCTGGCTCGTCGACGCCATCGAAGCCCGCATGCACCTGCCCACCCTGATGGCCGCCGCAGGCCTGACCACCCTGCGCTCCATCGACCGGGTCCTGCCCCACGTCCGCAACCTCTCGCCCGACCAGGCCGCCGCCGCGCTCAAGGAGTTCTGACCATGACCAGCCGCCTCGCACGCCACACCCGCATCGCCCGCCTGCGCTCCCAGCGCGCTCTCGTTCCCGACCCCGAAGCTGCCGAGATCCGCGACGAAGTGGTCGGCTCCGGCCTGGTCGAGGAGATCGAGCCGCTCGTCGTACGCCGCACCGGCTGCCCCTGCAAGCTCCCTGTCGAGGCCCTGCTGGTCGGCATGAGCCTGGCCTCCGCCCGCAATGGCGGCGTCGTCACCTTCACCGCCGTCACCGACCTGCTGTTCTTCTCCCTCTCCGAGCCGATGCGCGAGCAACTCGGCGTGCGCCGCTACCCCGACCACGACCGCGGCTTCGAAGCCGCCTACGCCACCGTCCGCCGCCGCCTGCACAGCATCCTCGAAGCGATCGATCCTTCCCCGCTGCCCAAGAACCACCGCCTGGCCCGCCGCCATGCCGAGAAACTGCTGGCCAACGCCGACCCGGACGAACTCGCCCGCAAGCGCACTCTCATGATCAAGCTGGCCAACCTGATCCTGGCCATGTCCCTGCGGGAGGCGATGCCGCTCCTGGAAGACCGCTGGAACGGCTCGGTCTGCGTCGACGCCACCGTCATCGGCACCTACGCCAAGGGGCTCGCCCCCAACAGTCCCGTCACCGCCACCGATCCCGACGCCGCCTGGTACGTGCGCACCGCCAAGCACAAGGACCCCCTCGCCCTCGACGACCTCGCTCCCACCCGGCAGGACAAGAAGGGCGCCAGGCTCCAGAAGAAGACAGAACGCATCAAGAAGAGCCTGTTCGGCTACGACGCCTCACTCGTCATCGCCCGCGATCCCAGCCGCAACGGCGTCCCCCTGCCTGACGGCTCCGCCGACCCCGACGTCGTCCCGGCTCTGGTCATCGCCTTCTCCGTCGACAAGCCCAGCCACCGCCCCGGCCACGTCGCCGTCGAGGCTCTCCAGCAGATCGACGACAGCCTCCCGCGCGGCTACCTGGCCGGCGACCGCGCCTACAACGACCAGAAGCCGGAGAACTTCCAGCTCCCCATCCGCGCCATGGGCTACGAACCCGTCTACGACTACGCAAAAGACCAGCTCGGCGTGCAGGCCGGCTTCGCCGGCGCCGAACTCGTCGAGGGCAACTGGTACTGCCCCTCCATGCCTCAGGAGCTCAAGGAAGCCACCAAGGATCTGATCAACGAGAAGATCGACAAGCAGACCTGGATCAACCGCATCCGCGCCCGAGCCGCCTACCTCTTCATGGCTAAACAGCGGCCCGACGCCGAAGGCCACCGCCGCGTGATGTGCCCCGCCGAGGCCAGCCGGACCCAGTGCCCCCTCAAGGCATACACCCTCGGCCGTGGCATTCACCTGCCCCTCGTCGACCCCGACCCCAGCCCCGCCGGCTCACCCCTGTGCTGCAGCCAGAAGACGGTCACCGTCCCGCCGGAAGCCGCCGCC encodes the following:
- a CDS encoding AAA family ATPase; translated protein: MWPDRLVVEDRVRFDGQVCTVTGVRGGRVALLDGLGATEHVDMVFLVASEGFEFLGRETGPAPLEQSAPPLPEAALERARWWRRHVTEVLNGVPYDASAGTEPLPAYDPSHRTLAEREEAKARELADLGVRGASARTVRRKRQRYQEQGLAGLADGRAGRRITDVARLDPRVRAAVREVLAAQRSGAPLMAGHLHDQVLARLTGPISAGELPRPSRAAVRRLAAEMLVSGGKRRLRRVGDVAVGERVHLETVELPLPSSGAGPREPLRLLVALDEATGLVLAAVVHTGYRPPLHSTLLARMLVPVGMHTDWGALLSGRLFRTDRRPASSLIVRPDSLVVDGAHAPSLRALRPACAHLGIHVRYAQRVRPTDRRAVEHTLDQFVSLFTDHLFSAAGQAAHEAGWPPEMVQDLLDVWVAQVWPDAPAPTAPSGGAHTPRTRHETLTASAGWTPTPLPPPGFAELLSVAWRVVGGQGLRLSGQTYNSSALDPLRSPASLGKGRRFEVRWDPYDLRRVWLRSEDDEWITVPAVVPAALPALATVLHHAPLEHTEVYAAIARQRPAPAPNTSAHSPVSWAGPSCRDRVASFSPLSDPEDGPHAAPDDSRVAYHAGLPLRVPDVVSAARRIGELLDLNRYEKGARHGMLLHGVSGTGKTTVLLEAAHRYTAQLPGITSEKPGSSAMPVVYVRLPPATSPRLLLAELARALGIPLRGSPTTADLAARVSEAMAAARTGLVLVDEAQNLRSPGWSDTAVAEIVDYLCDRIPATFAFAGIGSPESLATAVTHTPHRRLLSVRLDLLPDGEVWQEVISRFEDALRLHAHEPGTLTAQAALLHQRTGGNVGQLALLLRTGAVRAIREGTEQLTASLLSGLTLPSRW
- a CDS encoding helix-turn-helix transcriptional regulator encodes the protein MPRGDKRRRSPAEYVTDGAWPHAVLDDHHGARVAQEVAARLGRVIRERGWSVAEVSRRSGVSRMTVAQVLDGAVWCDLLTIANLEKALGVDLWPGREPGNPPK